A DNA window from Labilithrix sp. contains the following coding sequences:
- the mutH gene encoding DNA mismatch repair endonuclease MutH, producing MIAPPAHLDELLQRARALEGRTLAAVLDSLGLRASTDPLRTKGSAGETIERALGANGGSARVHDFPHLGCELKTIPVTAEGAPLESTYVCTLSLADAETQEWESSWVRAKLARVLWVPLVGAHGVAWQERIVGAPLLWEPSAAQDDVLRGDFDDVVGLIGIGRIEELTAHRGRWLQVRPKARDGSARTIAYGEDNEAIATVPRGFYLRARFTGALLRDASALPD from the coding sequence GTGATCGCGCCGCCGGCCCACCTCGACGAGCTCCTCCAGCGCGCGCGGGCGCTCGAGGGCCGGACCCTCGCCGCCGTCCTCGACTCGCTCGGCCTCCGCGCGTCGACCGATCCGCTCCGCACGAAGGGATCCGCCGGCGAGACGATCGAGCGCGCGCTCGGCGCGAACGGCGGCTCCGCCCGCGTCCACGACTTCCCCCACCTCGGCTGCGAGCTGAAGACGATCCCGGTCACGGCCGAAGGCGCGCCGCTCGAGTCGACCTACGTCTGCACGCTCTCGCTCGCCGACGCCGAGACGCAGGAGTGGGAGTCCTCGTGGGTCCGCGCCAAGCTCGCGCGCGTGCTCTGGGTCCCCCTCGTCGGCGCGCACGGCGTCGCGTGGCAAGAGCGCATCGTCGGCGCGCCGCTGCTATGGGAGCCCAGCGCCGCGCAAGACGACGTGCTCCGCGGCGACTTCGACGACGTCGTCGGCCTCATCGGCATCGGCCGCATCGAGGAGCTCACCGCGCACCGCGGCCGCTGGCTCCAGGTCCGCCCGAAGGCGCGCGACGGCAGCGCACGCACGATCGCGTACGGCGAAGACAACGAGGCGATCGCGACCGTACCGCGCGGCTTCTACCTCCGCGCCCGCTTCACCGGCGCGCTGCTCCGCGACGCCTCCGCGCTCCCGGACTGA
- a CDS encoding SAM-dependent methyltransferase yields the protein MNADARVWLAENAAEPGTSVITSLPDVSELPVAFDAWRAWFVAAARQILAWVPRDGCAVFYQSDVRHRGVWIDKGYLVLRAAEDAAVPLVWHKVVCRRPPGTIAAGRPSWSHMLCFGATAGLSQPGPDVLADAGAMASPRAMGEAACRVAVRYLVENTPTRVVVDPYCGHGAVLAVANEMGLDAIGVDLSAKRCRAARSFELGRSRRPRDAEQQLARADARRPPR from the coding sequence GTGAACGCGGACGCGCGCGTCTGGCTCGCCGAGAACGCCGCGGAGCCCGGCACGAGCGTGATCACCTCGCTGCCGGACGTCTCCGAGCTCCCGGTCGCTTTCGACGCCTGGCGCGCGTGGTTCGTCGCGGCGGCGCGGCAGATCCTCGCGTGGGTCCCGCGCGACGGCTGCGCGGTGTTCTACCAGAGCGACGTCCGTCATCGCGGCGTGTGGATCGACAAAGGCTACCTCGTGTTGCGCGCGGCGGAGGACGCGGCGGTGCCGCTCGTCTGGCACAAGGTCGTGTGCCGCCGTCCGCCGGGGACGATCGCGGCGGGGCGGCCGAGCTGGTCGCACATGCTCTGCTTCGGCGCGACGGCGGGGCTCTCGCAGCCGGGGCCCGACGTCCTCGCCGACGCGGGCGCGATGGCGTCGCCGCGCGCGATGGGGGAGGCCGCGTGTCGTGTCGCGGTGCGGTACCTCGTCGAGAACACGCCGACGCGCGTCGTGGTCGATCCGTACTGCGGTCATGGCGCGGTGCTCGCGGTCGCGAACGAGATGGGGCTCGACGCGATCGGCGTCGACCTCAGCGCGAAGCGTTGTCGGGCGGCGCGGTCGTTCGAGCTGGGGAGGTCGCGGCGCCCTCGGGACGCGGAGCAGCAGCTTGCTCGCGCAGACGCGCGACGACCTCCGCGCTGA
- a CDS encoding pyridoxal-phosphate dependent enzyme, with protein sequence MMHGALEDITKAVGNTPIVRLNKVTKGLPPGVEIYVKCEYLNPGGSHKDRLAWNLLRRAEEAGLEPGGTIVEATSGNTGASLALLASVRGYKCIFVMPDKMSQEKVSNLRAFGAKVVMCPTAVDADDPRSYYKVSRRIADETPNSFYANQYHNPANPEAHYLWTGPEIWKQTKGDLDVFVAGMGTGGTVSGTGKYLKEKKPGLLCVGVDPVGSLYYDFVKSGRITKPFSYKVEGIGEDFFPTTMNLKILDDIVRVDDKECFLMTRALTRDEGLFVGGSGGAAVAGAVKWAMKRKGPLKVLVFLADGGSKYVSKIFNDDWMRENGFLEDEPGIGTVADILHMRSKRKIVTTPSTAKVKDVIVTLKELGISQLPVVDKGKLKGIISEVDLLRHMVTGPKTQSTPISTLLESDYATVTPDTKIELLQGVLADARAAIVTDNEDVVGIVTKIDLIEYLAKKSSEPPPPKRKSKTSSKNGPKTLRS encoded by the coding sequence ATGATGCACGGTGCGCTCGAGGACATCACGAAGGCGGTGGGCAACACGCCGATCGTCCGCCTCAACAAGGTCACGAAAGGCCTGCCCCCGGGCGTCGAGATCTACGTGAAGTGCGAGTACCTCAACCCGGGCGGCAGTCACAAGGACCGGCTCGCCTGGAACCTGCTCCGCCGCGCGGAGGAGGCAGGGCTCGAGCCAGGCGGCACCATCGTCGAGGCCACGAGCGGCAACACCGGCGCGTCGCTCGCGCTCCTCGCGAGCGTGCGCGGCTACAAGTGCATCTTCGTGATGCCCGACAAGATGAGCCAGGAGAAGGTCAGCAACCTCCGCGCCTTCGGGGCGAAGGTCGTCATGTGCCCGACCGCGGTCGACGCCGACGATCCGCGCAGCTACTACAAGGTGTCGCGCCGCATCGCGGACGAGACGCCGAACAGCTTCTACGCGAACCAGTACCACAACCCCGCGAACCCGGAGGCGCACTACCTCTGGACCGGTCCCGAGATCTGGAAGCAGACGAAGGGTGACCTCGACGTGTTCGTCGCGGGCATGGGCACCGGCGGCACCGTGAGCGGCACGGGCAAGTACCTCAAGGAGAAGAAGCCGGGCCTCCTCTGCGTCGGCGTCGATCCGGTCGGCTCGCTCTACTACGACTTCGTGAAGTCGGGCCGCATCACGAAGCCCTTCTCGTACAAGGTCGAGGGCATCGGCGAGGACTTCTTCCCGACGACGATGAACCTCAAGATCCTCGACGACATCGTCCGCGTCGACGACAAGGAGTGCTTCCTGATGACGCGCGCCCTCACGCGCGACGAGGGCCTCTTCGTCGGCGGCTCCGGCGGCGCCGCCGTCGCGGGCGCGGTGAAGTGGGCGATGAAACGCAAGGGCCCGCTCAAGGTCCTCGTCTTCCTCGCCGACGGCGGCAGCAAATACGTCTCGAAGATCTTCAACGACGACTGGATGCGCGAGAACGGCTTCCTCGAGGACGAGCCCGGGATCGGCACGGTCGCGGACATCCTGCACATGCGGAGCAAACGGAAGATCGTCACGACGCCGTCGACCGCGAAGGTGAAGGACGTCATCGTGACCTTGAAGGAGCTCGGCATCAGCCAGCTCCCCGTCGTCGACAAGGGCAAGCTGAAGGGCATCATCAGCGAGGTCGATCTCCTCCGCCACATGGTGACCGGCCCGAAGACGCAGAGCACCCCGATCTCGACGCTGCTCGAGAGCGACTACGCGACCGTGACGCCGGACACGAAGATCGAGCTGTTGCAGGGCGTCCTCGCCGACGCACGCGCCGCGATCGTCACCGACAACGAGGACGTCGTCGGCATCGTGACGAAGATCGACCTCATCGAGTACCTCGCGAAGAAGTCCTCGGAGCCTCCGCCGCCGAAGCGCAAGTCGAAGACCTCGAGCAAGAACGGCCCGAAGACGCTCCGCTCGTAG
- a CDS encoding Uma2 family endonuclease, with translation MVAKPKKRATYQDVLDAPEHMVAEILDGELFLTSGSRRKHLENASSLGAFLKSAFDFGIGGPGGWRVLKKPELHHDLDIVVPDIAGWRDGRLVDAPDEDEPYITVVPDWLCEVQSPGTARIDRMKKMPIYAREGVRHVWLADPRERAIDVYRLNGRGGFTFVGTVGGDEPIRAEPFDDVEIAPTFVWGRPAAPGSAKTVAKKKRASTKKPSARTSRRR, from the coding sequence GTGGTCGCGAAGCCGAAGAAGCGCGCGACGTACCAGGACGTGCTCGACGCCCCCGAGCACATGGTCGCCGAGATCCTCGACGGCGAGCTGTTCCTCACGTCGGGTTCGCGGCGGAAGCATCTCGAGAACGCGAGTTCGCTCGGGGCGTTCCTGAAGAGCGCGTTCGACTTCGGCATTGGCGGTCCCGGCGGCTGGCGCGTCCTCAAGAAGCCGGAGCTCCACCACGACCTCGACATCGTCGTGCCCGACATCGCGGGCTGGCGCGACGGTCGCCTCGTCGACGCGCCGGACGAGGACGAGCCGTACATCACCGTCGTGCCCGATTGGCTCTGCGAGGTGCAGTCGCCCGGCACCGCGCGCATCGATCGGATGAAGAAGATGCCGATTTACGCGCGCGAAGGGGTGCGCCACGTGTGGCTCGCCGACCCGCGCGAGCGCGCGATCGACGTGTATCGACTGAACGGGCGCGGCGGCTTCACCTTCGTCGGCACCGTCGGCGGGGACGAGCCCATTCGCGCCGAGCCGTTCGACGACGTCGAGATCGCTCCGACGTTCGTGTGGGGACGCCCCGCCGCGCCCGGCTCGGCAAAGACGGTCGCGAAGAAGAAGAGGGCGTCGACGAAGAAGCCGTCCGCCCGGACCTCGCGCCGTCGGTGA
- a CDS encoding Uma2 family endonuclease produces MKKMPIYAREGVTHVWLADPETRTIEVFRLSRRGYGLVYTVGGDDAIRAEPFDAIEIAPQFVWGRRPVAPGSAKTVAKKKRAAAAKRPARQRTR; encoded by the coding sequence ATGAAGAAGATGCCGATCTACGCGCGCGAAGGCGTCACTCACGTTTGGCTCGCCGATCCGGAGACGCGCACGATCGAGGTCTTCCGGCTCTCGCGGCGCGGGTACGGCCTCGTCTACACCGTCGGCGGTGACGACGCGATCCGCGCCGAGCCGTTCGACGCGATCGAGATCGCGCCGCAGTTCGTCTGGGGTCGCCGCCCCGTGGCGCCCGGCTCCGCGAAGACGGTCGCGAAGAAGAAGCGCGCGGCCGCGGCGAAGAGGCCTGCGCGTCAGCGCACGCGGTAG
- a CDS encoding alpha/beta hydrolase, with amino-acid sequence MLHLVRATWRGSCFVFVTLTLACASCEGARPVHTDVSYDDRFGEATTMDIYEPGGVGPHPTVMLIHGGAWVTGSKDAYTEAAKRLARSGFVAATINYRLAPDGEYPKIMQDCLCALSYLRASASHYHVDQDRIAVWGYSAGGHLASLVGVAAEDDYHAPDCAWGRTGPPRSVIAGAGAHDLRGQDHFFTHAFFGAGPDEQPDRYARASPITHVRPGLPPFLFVHGTQDWFIEEEQAVVMRDALVAAGNEAHVYEVAGGGHVTQTTPDGNLVGGVSDQTTEGWLVVIDFLDRTLRKQ; translated from the coding sequence ATGTTGCACCTCGTCCGCGCGACGTGGAGGGGCTCCTGCTTCGTCTTCGTCACGCTCACGCTCGCGTGCGCGTCGTGCGAGGGCGCGCGTCCGGTGCACACCGACGTCAGCTACGACGATCGCTTCGGCGAGGCGACGACGATGGACATCTACGAGCCGGGCGGGGTCGGCCCGCACCCGACGGTGATGCTCATTCACGGAGGCGCGTGGGTCACCGGCTCGAAGGACGCGTACACGGAGGCGGCGAAGCGGCTCGCGCGCTCCGGCTTCGTCGCCGCGACGATCAACTACCGCCTCGCGCCCGACGGCGAGTACCCGAAGATCATGCAGGACTGCCTCTGCGCGCTCTCGTACCTGCGCGCGAGCGCGAGCCACTACCACGTCGATCAGGATCGCATCGCGGTGTGGGGGTACTCGGCGGGCGGACACCTCGCGTCGCTCGTCGGGGTCGCGGCGGAGGACGACTACCATGCGCCCGACTGCGCGTGGGGGCGCACGGGCCCGCCGCGCTCCGTCATCGCCGGCGCCGGCGCCCACGACCTCCGCGGGCAGGACCACTTCTTCACGCACGCCTTCTTCGGCGCGGGCCCCGACGAGCAGCCCGATCGCTACGCGCGCGCGTCGCCGATCACGCACGTGCGTCCCGGCTTGCCGCCGTTCCTCTTCGTCCACGGCACGCAGGACTGGTTCATCGAGGAGGAGCAAGCGGTCGTGATGCGCGACGCGCTCGTCGCCGCCGGCAACGAGGCGCACGTCTACGAGGTCGCCGGCGGCGGCCACGTCACGCAGACGACGCCCGACGGCAACCTCGTCGGCGGCGTCTCCGATCAGACGACCGAGGGCTGGCTCGTCGTCATCGACTTCCTCGATCGCACACTGAGGAAGCAATGA
- a CDS encoding phosphatase PAP2 family protein, whose protein sequence is MEIVTTAAPGGIDEILASDLVDDPSRAAAREPARARATARRRRRWGEQAALAASSALALGVFIGLSRAIARRSALVFDERVVRAVGRARGPVANVVGRGVTFFGGVPGASLVTATALVLARKRPRLAAQVMTGAVGGIVAELGMKRFFRRKRPTLLAHLEDVGSTSFPSGHAMASASLYLTLAFVASRSRALRDKRAHLLAATSGLALSISASRVFLGVHWPTDVLGGFALGTAWACLTEAAFDLTAAELIDEELSRASLPAPASPLRR, encoded by the coding sequence ATGGAGATCGTGACGACCGCGGCGCCAGGCGGCATCGACGAGATCCTCGCATCGGATCTCGTCGACGATCCTTCCCGCGCCGCGGCACGCGAGCCCGCGCGCGCCCGCGCCACGGCGAGGCGGCGACGACGGTGGGGCGAACAGGCCGCGCTCGCTGCGTCATCGGCCCTCGCGCTCGGCGTGTTCATCGGGCTGAGCCGCGCGATCGCGAGGCGGTCCGCGCTCGTGTTCGACGAGCGCGTCGTGCGCGCGGTGGGGCGCGCGCGCGGACCGGTCGCGAACGTCGTGGGGCGCGGCGTCACGTTCTTCGGCGGCGTGCCCGGCGCGTCGCTCGTCACCGCGACCGCGCTCGTGCTCGCGCGGAAGCGGCCGCGCCTCGCGGCGCAGGTGATGACCGGCGCGGTCGGAGGCATCGTCGCCGAGCTCGGCATGAAGCGATTCTTCCGGCGAAAACGTCCAACTCTGCTCGCGCACCTCGAAGACGTCGGGAGCACGTCGTTCCCCTCCGGGCACGCGATGGCGTCGGCTTCGCTCTACCTCACGCTCGCGTTCGTCGCCTCGCGTTCGCGCGCGCTGCGTGACAAGCGCGCGCACCTCCTCGCCGCGACGAGCGGGCTCGCGCTCTCGATCTCGGCGAGCCGCGTGTTCCTCGGCGTGCACTGGCCGACCGACGTCCTCGGCGGCTTCGCGCTCGGCACCGCCTGGGCGTGCCTCACCGAGGCCGCGTTCGATCTCACCGCCGCCGAGCTCATCGACGAGGAGCTCAGTCGAGCATCCCTTCCGGCACCAGCGTCCCCGCTTCGTCGGTGA
- a CDS encoding DUF1428 domain-containing protein: protein MSYVDGFVLPLPKKNLAAYKKMAKLAGKIWLEHGALSYVECIADDVKPGKTTSFPQAVKLKAGEVVVFSWATYKNRKDRDRVMKAVMSDPRLQMGDADVFDGKRMFWGGFKSMIELGE, encoded by the coding sequence ATGAGCTACGTCGACGGATTCGTCCTCCCTCTCCCGAAGAAGAACCTCGCCGCCTACAAGAAGATGGCGAAGCTGGCCGGCAAGATCTGGCTCGAGCACGGCGCGCTCTCGTACGTCGAGTGCATCGCCGACGACGTGAAGCCCGGCAAGACGACGTCGTTCCCGCAAGCGGTGAAGCTCAAGGCCGGCGAGGTCGTGGTGTTCTCGTGGGCGACGTACAAGAACCGCAAGGACCGCGACCGCGTCATGAAGGCGGTGATGAGCGATCCGCGCCTGCAGATGGGCGACGCCGACGTCTTCGACGGCAAGCGCATGTTCTGGGGCGGCTTCAAGTCGATGATCGAGCTCGGCGAGTGA
- a CDS encoding hotdog fold thioesterase, translating into MKPETMKRLMEDLIPFNRVLGVQCTRVEHGFLRLEIPFRAELIGDPTRPALHGGVLSALADTAGGGAVWTTLEDERARVSTIDLRVDYLRPGRSELLVAEATVVRAGNRVGVTDMRLFHPSSESETIATGKGVYNIVLKKDKAPG; encoded by the coding sequence ATGAAGCCGGAGACGATGAAGCGGTTGATGGAGGACCTGATCCCCTTCAATCGAGTCCTCGGCGTCCAGTGCACGCGCGTCGAGCACGGCTTCTTGCGCCTCGAGATCCCTTTCCGCGCGGAGCTGATCGGCGATCCGACGCGCCCCGCGCTCCACGGCGGCGTGCTCTCCGCGCTCGCCGACACCGCCGGCGGCGGCGCGGTGTGGACGACGCTCGAAGACGAGCGCGCGCGCGTCTCCACGATCGACCTCCGCGTCGACTACCTCCGCCCGGGCAGGTCGGAGCTCCTCGTCGCGGAGGCCACCGTCGTCCGCGCCGGCAACCGCGTCGGCGTCACCGACATGCGCCTCTTCCATCCGTCGTCGGAGAGCGAGACGATCGCGACGGGGAAGGGCGTCTACAACATCGTCCTCAAGAAGGACAAAGCGCCGGGCTGA
- a CDS encoding methyltransferase, with the protein MTTSSDIATRLGDPGFTPGIKTLRALLDLSGADDEDTAKLAARAVLRIERQYAGRVAKAVVTRAREAARPARGRLTQLAGRLVAEARDPDGDARAWLLDALGDDDPKTRRAATRALGKLAPAPEITAALEAAFARAASDDDKKALGLALGKAGVAVGQTGRAGLIAEREEARRSPGAIDLLRAPASPLRVFHKTRSGLEEIVKREIGRGARFFAPGVVETKLAGPLAEALAIRTAAEIAFPLADREVEDLPSDVADALASEEALAIFRAFTSTKAPIRFRVALARGGHQRALVWKIAEATRARTKELVNDPKESTWEVAVDVAGSRLRIELVPRGFVDPRFSYREDVVPASSHPTIAAALARVAPRRDDDVVWDPFAGAGAELIERAKLGPYARLFGTDIESAAVAAARANARRAGVSRILVERGDALDPLVPPDGVTTIITNPPMGRRVQRGTHAELLERFVDRAAEVLVPGGALVWIVPEPQRLRARAAEAGFVLESATSLDMSGFSAELSVYVKPGLSRTRKRR; encoded by the coding sequence GTGACGACTTCTAGCGACATCGCGACACGGCTCGGCGATCCCGGCTTCACGCCGGGGATCAAGACGCTGAGGGCGCTCCTCGACCTCTCCGGCGCGGACGACGAGGACACCGCCAAGCTCGCGGCGCGCGCGGTGCTGCGGATCGAACGGCAATACGCGGGGCGCGTCGCGAAGGCGGTCGTGACGCGGGCTCGGGAGGCCGCGCGGCCGGCGCGCGGACGGCTCACGCAGCTCGCGGGTCGGCTCGTCGCGGAGGCGCGCGATCCCGACGGCGACGCGCGCGCCTGGCTCCTCGACGCGCTCGGCGACGACGATCCGAAGACGCGCCGCGCGGCGACACGTGCGCTCGGCAAGCTCGCGCCGGCGCCGGAGATCACCGCCGCGCTCGAGGCCGCGTTCGCGCGCGCCGCGAGCGACGACGACAAGAAGGCGCTCGGCCTCGCGCTCGGCAAGGCCGGCGTCGCGGTCGGGCAGACGGGGCGCGCCGGGCTCATCGCGGAGCGCGAGGAGGCGCGCCGCTCGCCGGGGGCGATCGATCTCCTTCGCGCGCCCGCCTCGCCGTTGCGTGTATTTCACAAGACGCGCTCCGGCCTCGAGGAGATCGTGAAGCGCGAGATCGGACGCGGCGCGCGCTTCTTCGCGCCGGGGGTCGTGGAGACCAAGCTCGCGGGGCCGCTCGCGGAGGCGCTCGCGATCCGCACCGCGGCGGAGATCGCGTTTCCGCTCGCCGATCGCGAGGTGGAGGACCTGCCGAGCGACGTCGCGGACGCCCTCGCCTCCGAGGAGGCGCTCGCGATCTTCCGCGCGTTCACGAGCACGAAGGCGCCGATCCGCTTCCGCGTCGCGCTCGCGCGCGGAGGCCATCAGCGCGCGCTCGTCTGGAAGATCGCGGAGGCGACGCGCGCGCGGACGAAGGAGCTCGTCAACGATCCGAAGGAGAGCACGTGGGAGGTCGCGGTCGACGTCGCCGGCTCGCGCCTCCGCATCGAGCTCGTGCCGCGCGGCTTCGTCGATCCGCGCTTCTCGTACCGAGAGGACGTCGTGCCCGCGTCCTCGCACCCCACGATCGCGGCCGCCCTCGCGCGCGTCGCGCCTCGCCGCGACGACGACGTGGTGTGGGATCCCTTCGCCGGCGCGGGCGCGGAGCTGATCGAGCGCGCGAAGCTCGGGCCGTACGCGCGTCTCTTCGGGACCGACATCGAGAGCGCCGCCGTCGCCGCGGCGCGCGCGAACGCCCGCCGGGCGGGGGTCTCGCGCATCCTCGTCGAACGCGGCGACGCGCTCGATCCGCTCGTCCCGCCCGACGGCGTCACCACGATCATCACGAACCCGCCGATGGGACGGCGCGTCCAGCGCGGCACGCACGCGGAGCTCCTCGAGCGGTTCGTCGATCGCGCGGCGGAGGTCCTGGTGCCCGGCGGCGCCCTCGTGTGGATCGTGCCGGAGCCGCAGCGGCTCCGGGCGCGCGCGGCGGAGGCTGGTTTCGTGCTGGAAAGCGCGACCAGCCTCGACATGAGCGGCTTCTCGGCGGAGCTCTCCGTCTACGTGAAACCCGGCCTTTCGAGGACACGAAAGCGCCGGTAG
- a CDS encoding molybdopterin-dependent oxidoreductase codes for MSRDPFDPMFKPSMNRRAFVRSAMIGTGIIALGGAGWCLAGTEEEAKARAAKRPDGRPRLPPGQYLLSRIRAMGGTEGDPSPSAWKLRVHGEVDAPFTVDFAELLKMTQVDQTCDVHCVTKWTCLDSKWTGVKVADLAARAKPKATARHVIFEATAGYTANVPIKEALAPQNLVAHKYEGSPLARAHGAPVRVLIPDLYFWKSAKWLTGIRFVAADRPGYWETRGYHNHADPWTEERYG; via the coding sequence ATGAGCCGTGACCCCTTCGATCCGATGTTCAAGCCGTCGATGAACCGCCGCGCCTTCGTGCGCTCCGCCATGATCGGGACCGGCATCATCGCGCTCGGGGGCGCGGGGTGGTGCCTCGCCGGCACGGAAGAGGAGGCGAAGGCGCGCGCGGCGAAGCGGCCCGACGGGCGACCGCGGCTCCCGCCCGGCCAGTACCTGCTCTCGCGCATCCGGGCGATGGGCGGGACGGAGGGCGATCCGAGCCCGAGCGCGTGGAAGCTCCGGGTCCACGGCGAGGTCGACGCGCCGTTCACGGTCGACTTCGCCGAGCTCCTCAAGATGACGCAGGTCGATCAGACGTGCGACGTCCACTGCGTCACGAAGTGGACGTGCCTCGACTCGAAGTGGACCGGGGTGAAGGTCGCCGACCTCGCCGCGCGCGCGAAGCCGAAGGCCACCGCGCGTCACGTCATCTTCGAGGCGACCGCGGGCTACACCGCGAACGTCCCGATCAAGGAGGCCCTCGCTCCGCAGAACCTCGTCGCGCACAAGTACGAGGGTTCCCCGCTCGCGCGCGCGCACGGCGCGCCGGTGCGCGTGCTCATCCCGGACCTCTACTTCTGGAAGAGCGCGAAGTGGCTCACCGGCATCCGATTCGTCGCGGCCGATCGCCCCGGCTACTGGGAGACGCGCGGCTACCACAACCACGCCGACCCGTGGACCGAAGAGCGGTATGGCTGA
- a CDS encoding PepSY-associated TM helix domain-containing protein: MAEKSFMARVRPWLRAVHRDVGYVAVGLTFIYALSGLAVNHITDWSDGDPSFRNYTRTVQVGNIEGEDQAIADELRKRLGVDLTPREIYRAGPDNLEVLFDKRSLHYDRAKGEVVDEGQEPRFLLRVANWLHLNRGKKAWTYFADAYAAGLLLLATSGIFMIAGKKGIVGRGAVLVLLGILVPVLYVHFAGP; this comes from the coding sequence ATGGCTGAGAAGAGCTTCATGGCGCGCGTGCGGCCGTGGCTGCGCGCGGTGCATCGCGACGTCGGCTACGTCGCGGTCGGCCTTACTTTCATCTACGCGCTCTCGGGCCTCGCGGTGAACCACATCACCGACTGGTCGGACGGCGACCCGAGCTTTCGCAACTACACGCGCACGGTGCAGGTGGGGAACATCGAAGGCGAGGACCAGGCGATCGCGGACGAGCTGCGGAAGAGGCTCGGCGTCGACCTCACGCCGCGCGAGATCTACCGCGCGGGCCCCGACAACCTCGAGGTCCTCTTCGACAAGCGATCGCTCCACTACGACCGCGCGAAGGGAGAGGTCGTCGACGAAGGCCAGGAGCCGCGCTTCCTCCTCCGCGTCGCGAACTGGCTCCACTTGAACCGAGGCAAGAAAGCGTGGACGTATTTCGCCGACGCGTACGCGGCGGGGCTCCTCCTCCTCGCGACGAGCGGCATCTTCATGATCGCGGGCAAGAAGGGCATCGTCGGTCGCGGCGCGGTCCTCGTGCTGCTCGGGATCCTCGTGCCGGTTCTCTACGTCCACTTCGCCGGTCCATGA